One genomic region from Anguilla rostrata isolate EN2019 chromosome 2, ASM1855537v3, whole genome shotgun sequence encodes:
- the qrfprb gene encoding pyroglutamylated RF-amide peptide receptor isoform X1 translates to MTAVTEMGTMKITPEVLKQLLQLYNLSRQEFIDTYKIQPLVYIPELPTSAKTTFVIMYAVIFILALVGNSLVVYIVLRKRAMQTATNIFICSLAVSDLLITFFCIPVTLLQNISSEWLGGVLVCKTVPFVQTTAIVTGILTMTCIAVERYQGIVYPLRMKRQYTPLRAYKMLGVVWIAAVIVGSPMLFVQQLEVKYDFLYEHHHVCCQERWQSVTRRQVYATFILVALFLLPLTAMLLLYTRIGVELWIRKRVGDCSVLNTMNHNEVSKMSRKKKRAVKMMITIVLLFTLCWAPFHVVQMLCEFNDLEKNYDEVTVNMIIAIVQAIGFFNSFNNPIVYAFMNENFKKNCVSTLCGCLHKPIQRPIPMERPKLTVHFTRPVKEDAFLHNTPPVHGSGTTPSGTSHREAFTAFIEEKISSDTSQLPATSYSCSQ, encoded by the exons ATGACGGCGGTTACAGAGATGGGGACAATGAAAATAACTCCAGAAGTCTTGAAACAGCTCCTTCAGCTGTATAACCTGTCTCGTCAGGAATTTATTGATACTTATAAAATACAACCTCTTGTGTACATACCAGAGTTGCCAACCAGCGCGAAAACAACATTTGTTATTATGTATGCGGTAATTTTTATCCTAGCACTCGTTGGAAACAGTTTGGTGGTTTATATTGTCCTGCGAAAACGAGCGATGCAGACTGCTACCAATATCTTCATATGCTCCCTAGCAGTGAGCGATCTCCTTATTACCTTCTTCTGCATACCCGTCACATTGCTGCAGAACATTTCCTCAGAGTGGCTGGGAG GCGTCCTGGTTTGTAAGACCGTCCCGTTTGTGCAGACGACGGCCATAGTGACCGGGATCCTCACTATGACGTGCATAGCAGTGGAGAGATACCAGGGCATCGTCTATCCCCTGAGAATGAAGAGGCAGTACACCCCCCTGAGAGCCTATAAGATGCTAG GAGTCGTTTGGATTGCAGCAGTGATTGTGGGGTCCCCCATGTTGTTTGTGCAGCAGCTGGAG GTGAAATATGACTTCCTGTATGAGCACCACCACGTGTGCTGCCAGGAGCGCTGGCAGTCAGTCACCCGCCGCCAGGTCTATGCCACCTTCATCCTCGTGGCGCTGTTCCTGCTGCCCCTCACGGCCATGCTCCTGCTCTACACCAGGATCGGGGTCGAGCTGTGGATCCGCAAGCGGGTCGGCGACTGCTCCGTCTTAAACACCATGAACCACAATGAAGTCAGCAAGATGTCCAG gaagaagaagcgTGCTGTGAAAATGATGATCACTATCGTGCTGCTTTTCACACTCTGCTGGGCTCCTTTCCATGTCGTCCAAATGCTGTGTGAGTTCA ATGACCTGGAGAAGAATTACGACGAGGTCACCGTCAACATGATCATCGCCATCGTGCAAGCCATTGGATTTTTCAACTCCTTCAACAACCCCATAGTGTACGCCTTCATGAACGAGAACTTCAAGAAGAACTGCGTGTCGACCCTGTGCGGCTGCCTCCACAAACCAATCCAGCGCCCCATTCCGATGGAGAGGCCCAAACTGACTGTGCACTTCACCAGACCGGTCAAAGAGGACGCCTTCCTCCACAACACACCCCCGGTGCATGGTTCTGGGACCACCCCATCTGGAACGTCCCACCGAGAGGCTTTCACTGCGTTTATCGAGGAGAAAATATCTTCTGATACTTCACAGCTACCAGCTACCAGCTACTCTTGTTCACAGTGA
- the qrfprb gene encoding pyroglutamylated RF-amide peptide receptor isoform X2 has protein sequence MTAVTEMGTMKITPEVLKQLLQLYNLSRQEFIDTYKIQPLVYIPELPTSAKTTFVIMYAVIFILALVGNSLVVYIVLRKRAMQTATNIFICSLAVSDLLITFFCIPVTLLQNISSEWLGGVLVCKTVPFVQTTAIVTGILTMTCIAVERYQGIVYPLRMKRQYTPLRAYKMLGVVWIAAVIVGSPMLFVQQLEVKYDFLYEHHHVCCQERWQSVTRRQVYATFILVALFLLPLTAMLLLYTRIGVELWIRKRVGDCSVLNTMNHNEVSKMSRKKKRAVKMMITIVLLFTLCWAPFHVVQMLYDLEKNYDEVTVNMIIAIVQAIGFFNSFNNPIVYAFMNENFKKNCVSTLCGCLHKPIQRPIPMERPKLTVHFTRPVKEDAFLHNTPPVHGSGTTPSGTSHREAFTAFIEEKISSDTSQLPATSYSCSQ, from the exons ATGACGGCGGTTACAGAGATGGGGACAATGAAAATAACTCCAGAAGTCTTGAAACAGCTCCTTCAGCTGTATAACCTGTCTCGTCAGGAATTTATTGATACTTATAAAATACAACCTCTTGTGTACATACCAGAGTTGCCAACCAGCGCGAAAACAACATTTGTTATTATGTATGCGGTAATTTTTATCCTAGCACTCGTTGGAAACAGTTTGGTGGTTTATATTGTCCTGCGAAAACGAGCGATGCAGACTGCTACCAATATCTTCATATGCTCCCTAGCAGTGAGCGATCTCCTTATTACCTTCTTCTGCATACCCGTCACATTGCTGCAGAACATTTCCTCAGAGTGGCTGGGAG GCGTCCTGGTTTGTAAGACCGTCCCGTTTGTGCAGACGACGGCCATAGTGACCGGGATCCTCACTATGACGTGCATAGCAGTGGAGAGATACCAGGGCATCGTCTATCCCCTGAGAATGAAGAGGCAGTACACCCCCCTGAGAGCCTATAAGATGCTAG GAGTCGTTTGGATTGCAGCAGTGATTGTGGGGTCCCCCATGTTGTTTGTGCAGCAGCTGGAG GTGAAATATGACTTCCTGTATGAGCACCACCACGTGTGCTGCCAGGAGCGCTGGCAGTCAGTCACCCGCCGCCAGGTCTATGCCACCTTCATCCTCGTGGCGCTGTTCCTGCTGCCCCTCACGGCCATGCTCCTGCTCTACACCAGGATCGGGGTCGAGCTGTGGATCCGCAAGCGGGTCGGCGACTGCTCCGTCTTAAACACCATGAACCACAATGAAGTCAGCAAGATGTCCAG gaagaagaagcgTGCTGTGAAAATGATGATCACTATCGTGCTGCTTTTCACACTCTGCTGGGCTCCTTTCCATGTCGTCCAAATGCTGT ATGACCTGGAGAAGAATTACGACGAGGTCACCGTCAACATGATCATCGCCATCGTGCAAGCCATTGGATTTTTCAACTCCTTCAACAACCCCATAGTGTACGCCTTCATGAACGAGAACTTCAAGAAGAACTGCGTGTCGACCCTGTGCGGCTGCCTCCACAAACCAATCCAGCGCCCCATTCCGATGGAGAGGCCCAAACTGACTGTGCACTTCACCAGACCGGTCAAAGAGGACGCCTTCCTCCACAACACACCCCCGGTGCATGGTTCTGGGACCACCCCATCTGGAACGTCCCACCGAGAGGCTTTCACTGCGTTTATCGAGGAGAAAATATCTTCTGATACTTCACAGCTACCAGCTACCAGCTACTCTTGTTCACAGTGA